TCGCATCATCTTACCGTAATTATAAACATCGATGGGTCGATCTTCAGCGATCGCCTTAACAAATTTATAATAAGCCATATCTGGTCTACCCCAAGGGCCATATACTGTAAAGAAACGTAGTCCTGTCGTGGGAATTTGATAGAGATGACTATAGGCGTGAGCCATTAGCTCATTAGCTTTCTTGGTAGCAGCATACAAGGATACGGGGGTATCTACGCGATCGCCGACTGAAAAAGGAACTTGAGTATTGTTGCCATAGATAGAACTGGAAGAGGCAAATATCAGATGCCCAACTGCACCGTGGCGACAACCTTCGAGAATGTTAGTAAAGCCAACTAAGTTACTATCAACATAGGCGTGAGGATTTTCTAAAGAATAGCGTACCCCTGCTTGTGCTGCCAGGTGAACCACCACTTTAAAATCACCAGAGGCAAATAAATTAGCTGTTGAAGAGCGATCGCTAATATCGAGGTATTCAAATGTAAACCTAGAATAGGGTAATAGTTGTTCCAGACGAGCCTGTTTTAAACCAACATCATAGTAATCATTAAGATTATCAACCCCATATACCTGGTTGCCTAACTCCAGTAGTTTTTTGGCTAAGTGAAAACCAATAAAGCCAGCCACGCCAGTTACTAAAATTTTCATCAATGAATTCTCCTGAAACAGCTAAACAAGTATTGAGATTTCTAAAAAGTGCTACTATTTTGGCTGTCAAGATTGATAATGGCAAATAATCCTCAACAAAGAAGATCGAGAATATCGCTACAATATTACTAATGATAGCGATCTCCTCATCTCCCTATCTCCCTATCTCCCTATCTCCCTATCTCCCTATCTCCCTATCTCCCTATCTCCCTATCTCCCCGTCAATCTCAATCAACAAATTAAATATCTGACAGCTTACTGCAAAGAAGACCAAGCTGCATCGCTTTTGGCTGCCATAATAAAATCATTATGATGAAGTCCTTTGATAGCATGAGTCCACCAGGTAACCGTCACTTTTCCCCATTCAGTGAGTAGAGCAGGGTGATGCCCCTCTGCTTCGGCAATATCTCCTACTAAATTAGTAAAATCTAGCGCGTCTTGAAAATCGGCAAATTGAAAAACCCGTTGCAGACGCAATTCGTCATTTTCTGTAATCAGATGCCAATCGGGTACCTGTTTTTTGTAAGTGTCAATTTCTGCTGCTGTAGCTGGAGGTAGGCTGCCAGTACAAGGAACGCATTTTTGCTTTAATAATTCAGTCATGATTATTGTTTGGCTTAATTAAATATTTTTCTTATTCTAAGTAATGGTTGGCTGAATTTTGCTTTTTAGCTTGTACAGGCGATCGCTCGATCTCCCCCTCACAATAACCCAAATCATACATACTAGCAGCTTGAGGATCGTGTTCTGGCGTTTGTTTGGATTTACCTGCCCAAGCGTCAGCTTTACCCTGATTAAACCAATCTTCATCATTCATGTATATGTTTGAGACGTTATCCATGATTATGTCCCGCTTATTTTTATGGTTCTCTACTGTTGTTGTATCAGTCTTTGTCTTTGCTGGAAGCTATTTGCAACTAATCGATAAGTATTTAACTCTTTAAAGCTTATTTCTACTGTTTGATGGATTAGATTGAACAGTAATTTTTCTTAAGATAATTTTGAGGAGCAGGATCAATCTATTTCAGATCGTAATACAATTGCAGGAAAAATTATCAATTATGAGTTTAGCAATTCCAGAATCAGTCAAAGTTTGGTCGCAATTTATCCACCCGATTATTATGTGGGTATTATTAGTAACAGCAATTTATGCTTTATATTTAGGACTAAAAATTCGCCAAAGTAGGAATGCCGAAGGTGAAGCTAAAAAAGAATTGATTAAGGGTCGTTACAATATTAAACACTACCAAGTAGGTTCTGTGCTGTTAGCGGTGCTTACGCTTAATGCTTTTTTGGCTATGGCTGTTACCTATGTCAATCACGGCAAAATCTTTTTTGGCTCTCATTTAATTGTCGGTTTAATTGTAGTCAGCCTAATCGTTACTTCTGCTTCCCTCTCACCCTTCATGCAAAGAGGCAATATGTGGGCGCGCAACCTGCATTTGGCGATAAATATCGGCGTTTTAGGGCTATTTGGCTGGCAAGCAATAACTGGTGTACAAGTAGTGCAAAAAATAATTAGCCAACTTTAATCCCGCTTCCCTCAAGTGGCAAGTTAGATATCTTCAAAGTTTCAAGTTGAATCAAGAGTTATCTATACCTCTGCCTAGTAATTTCTTTAGCTTAATTATCTTTTTTATTTATAGGAACAAGATCCATGCAATTAAAACCAATTTCCCAACAAGTAGTCGCTATCATTGGAGCTTCCAGTGGTATTGGACGAGAGACAGCGCTACAGTTTGCCAAGAAGGGAACTAAGATAGTTGTCTCAGCCCGAAATGAACTAGGACTAAATTCTCTAGTGGCAGAAATTCAGGCTTTTGGCGGAGAGGCGACAGCCATCAAAGGTGATGTAGCAGACTTTGAACAAGTAAAAGCGATCGCCGATTATACCGTCGAACATTATGGGAGGTTGGATACTTGGGTACATTGTGCCGCTAGTGGAATTATCGCGCCTTTTGCAGAAATTACCCCAGAAGAATTTAAGCGGGTTATTGATGTTACTTTAATGGGACAAGTATACGGAGCAATGGCAGCATTACCCTATCTCAAGCAAGAAGGAAGAGGCGCAATGATTCATATTTCCTCAATGGAAGGAAGGCGAGCTTTACCCTTACAAAGCCCCTATTCTACAGCTAAACACGGTTTGGAAGGCTTTTTGGAATCATTAAGGGTAGAACTAAAACACGATAAGATGCCGATTAGCGTTACCAGTATTAAACCAGCAGTAATTAATACTCCCTTTTACAACCACGTACTAACCAAGCTGGGAGTTAAACCTACAGGATTACCCCCGTACTATTCACCCAAGCTAGTAGCCCAAGCCATTCTCCACACAGCCGAACATCCTACCCGCGACTTCATAGTTGGTGATGTTGGCAGGATATTAGACCTCGCTCAAAGACTCTCACCAGAACTGATGGATGCTATATTGGTTGCGATTGGCTTTTCGGGACAGCATACCTCAGAACCCAAATCAGCAGAGGGACAAAATAATTTGTATGCACCTATGGATGGTTATACCCAAGTCGAAGGAGATTTTAATAACTTAACCATTTTTAGTCTTTCCGACTGGCTCGTTAAAAAAACCACCTTTAAGTAGAGCTTGATAGTCGTACAAAGTTAGATTAGGACATTAATAGACTTGTTGCTTAATAAGGTAAAGTAGAATGGCAATTTTGTTTTGAGGAATAAAAAAGAGGTAATGTGAAGGAGAAGGATGAGAAAGAGAAATAATGCCCAAGAAGAAATACATCGTCTCCCTTACAGTGTCAAAAACAAAACTTCTGGAACAGTTGACCAAAAAAGGAAAAATCGCCGCATATAAGATGAATCAGGCCCGAATCTTGCTCAAAGCGAATATCAATCAAAAAGAGGGGGGATGGACAGACGGCGCACAGCTTGAGGTCACCTCAAGCTTGCGTCGCGACCTTGGTTGAATGAATCCTGGGTTATCCCACCACAGTCAAATGCAGAATTTGTTTGCTGCATGGAAAATGTTTTAGATATTTATCAAAGTCCTTATGATGAACTCAAGCCTTGGATTTGTTTTGATGAAAGCTGCAAGCAGTTAGTCCAAGAAACTCGTGAAATCATTCCAGCCAAACCTGGTCAGAAGAAACGTTACGACTATCAATATCAAAGGAATGGAGTAGCTAATTTGTTGATGTTTTTCGAGCCATTGACAGGTTGGAGACACGTCGAAGTTACTGACCAAAGGACTGCTATTGACTTGCGACGGGGTTGTGGAACTTCTACTTGGAGGCCTCCTAACACCCAAAGATCAAGGAGAAACAGTCTCTGATTTGCTTTTAAAGCTTTTTATAAAGCAACAAGTCTAGTAATTAGTCATCAGTTATCAGCTTCATCATTAAGCCAGTGGGCAAAATCAGTGGCAAAAGTTCCCTTAAAGATCGCCTCGCGGATTTCTTGGGTAAAGCGAATTAATTCTGTAATGTTGTGGAGCGAGATCATAATGTAGCCTAGCATTTCTTGCGATCGCAGCATATGGTTTAAATAAGCACGGCTAAAATTTTGGCAGGCATAACAAGAGCAGGTTTCATCAAGGGGTCGATAGTCCCGTTTATAGGGAGCATTTTTAATATTAGTCCGTTTGCCACGAATTAAAGCAGCACCATGACGACCTAAACGAGTAGGAATCACACAGTCAAATAAATCGATCCCCGAAGCGATCGCCTGAGCCATTTCGCGATAAGTCCCTACACCCATGAGATAACGGGGTTTATCAGCAGGTAATAAAGGAGCAGTATGGCGCACCGTTGCGTTAATTAGCTGCGGATCTTCCCCTACGCTCACCCCACCAATAGCATAGCCAGGTAAATCTAGTTCAGCTAGCTGTTCGACTGCCTTTTGCCTGAGATCTAGATGTATTCCCCCTTGAACAATACCAAATAAGGCTTGCTCAGACGTATTCTGATGTTGGGCCACACATCTTTTTAACCAACGATAACTGCGATCGGTTGACGCCTGAACCTGTTCTTTAGTCGCATCCGCAGGGGGACACTCATCAAATGCCATAATCACGTCTGCACCTAAAGCATTCTGAATCTGAATCGAACGCTCTGGGGTAATGTTGATCATGCTACCGTCACGAGGGGATTTAAAAATAACCCCTTCTTCTGTCACCTTACGCATTTCGCTTAAGCTAAAAACCTGAAACCCACCTGAATCAGTCAAAATAGGCTGATCCCACGCCATAAAGCGATGTAACCCCCCAGCTTCCTTGACTATATCTTCTCCTGGCTGAATATGCAGGTGATAGGTGTTTGCCAAAATCATTTGCGAATTGGCAGCTTTTAGCTGTTGAGGAATAACGCCCTTAACCGTAGCTAAAGTGCCAACAGGCATAAATCTAGGTGTCTCAACAATCCCATGGGGAGTATGAAAAACCCCCGCTCGTGCTTTGGTATGGCTACAGTTAGCCTGACATTCAAATGAAAATCCCACTATGTGATTACTGGTTACTGGTTACTGGTTACTGGTTACTGGTTACTGCTCATTGCTCATTGTTCACTATCAAAATCAAGCTGGACATCTAAACGAGCGGTTAAAACGTCCGCTACCATCGCTTCTATTGTGTCGATATCAATATTTTTAGCGATCGCTTGAGGTTGAGCAGTAGGGTAAATAGGAATTAGACTGAGTTGGCGATTGTCTTGAATTAGATTAAAACAGGCTTCTCCCTCTGTAGATTTACTGAGGTGGAGGTAATCAAAACTCTGAATATTAATATAGATTTTTCTATTAGCAATTAAAGTAGACTGATTGTAGTCACTAAAGATTTCTTGTATATATCCTTGACCTTGACTAGTTTTTTGGCCACTAATTTTATGAATATATTGAACATGACATAAATCGGCTAATAAGCGTCTCATATCATCTTGGTTGATTACAATGCCTTCGTCTACAATACAGGGAGCGGGTAGCGATTCCATGCCTTGATGTTTGCTCATAAGAAGTATATTTGAAGTGTCAAATTACCTAGCTAAATATTTTGCTGTAAGAAATTATGCCGTTAAAATAAAGTAGCTTATGAAACAATATTATCCCAACATTCCCCATATATTTAATCAAATTTTAAGCAAATATTTTTTCTGGTTCAAAATACCGATTAATAGTCTTTGGTTATATATTACAAATGTAATCACTTCATTTTGCAGTGGAGTAATATTTTATACCGTTATACCGCTACCAGGTAAATGGACGAATAATTGGTCAAGAATTGCTCGTTGGTGTCCGATGATCGGACTATTAATTGGTTTAATCTTGTTTTTATCAGCAAGCTTAGTAGAATTTCTGGGCATACCTAATTTGACTGGGAATGCTCTAACTGTAGCAGTTTGGGTAATTGTTACGGGAGGCTTACATCTGGATGGAGCGATGGATACCGCAGATGGTTTGTCTGTTACTAGTCCCGAACGTCGTTTGGAGGTGATGAAAGATAGTGCCACAGGAGCTTTTGGCGCGATCGCAGCTATAATTATTCTTTTGCTTAAAACCGTAACCCTCAGCGAGGTGTCATTGCCTCTTTGGTTAGTATTGCTTTCTGTAACAGGTTGGGCTAGATGGGGACAAGTTTGCGCGATCGCTTTTTATCCGTACCTCAGAGAAACGGGGAAAGGTTCATTTCACCGAGAAAATTTACGCCTACCGCAAGATATTTTATTAGGCTTGGTGGTTTTGCTTTGTTTTAGTGGCGGGTGGTTGACTGTAGATTACTTATCCTGGTGGCAAATAGGCTCGATTGTTGGGGGAAATATAGCGATCGCCCTGTTAACAGGATACTGGTTTAACAGACAGCTAGGAGGACATACAGGGGATACTTATGGCGCAGTAGTTGAATGGAGTGAAGTTTTGAGCTTATGCTTTTTGACGGCATTTTAGTAAGTTGCTCTGAAGGCTTTGGGTGTCATACCTGTAAGTTGACGAAATTGTTTAGTTAGATGGCTGTGGCTATTGAAACCACAGGCAAAGGCAATGTTGACAATTGATTTGTCTGTTTGCTTTAACAACTGCTTTGCTCGTTCGATGCGTTGCTGGAGTAGGTATTGATACGGAGGAATTCCGAGCGATCGCTTGAACAGATAGCTAAAATGAAATTGACTCATACCAAGCAATTGGGCTAAATCTGCCAGCTTGATGTCCCGATCTAAATATTCGTTGATGTAATCTAAAACTTTGACTAGTTGACGTTTGGGTAATCCTCCTTCATAGATTGAAAAGCGAGGTTGGTGAGCCGAATATTGCCTAAGTAAATGTACTGCTAGAACATTTGCTAGTGAATCGATATAAAGTCTTCCGCCTAAATTTTCCTGTTGTAGTTCAGCTAGTAACATCATACTCATAGCTTCGATCTGGGAATCACGAGTCCGAAATTCAGGGATAAATTCAACTTGCTCAGGATTCATTTCCAGTGCATCTTTGGCAACAGTTTTAATAAACTCAGACGCAATCCGAATCTGCAAAAAGCGATCTTCACTATCCCAACGAGCAAAAAACGAAGTCTTGGCAGGAGTTACAGAAATGTCCCCTTGTCCATATAATCCTGTGTGGGTTTTGCCTCCTTTAATTTGCAACAAGTATACTGGACGTGGGGCAAGAGACAGGCAAATCGAGTGTTCATCATTGTAATAAGTTTTCCCCTCCCCCGCAGGATGTTGAAATTGCTCGACCACAATGTTTTCCCAACCTCTATCCTTACTGGACAAAATGGGCAAGCTGCTACATTCAATTTGATGCCTGACGGTATGATCCATAATGCAAATTCAACTTGTTTTAATTTGATTGTATTCATTTTTGGTTTTAGAGATAATGAAAAAAACTCCTTTTCCTGCATAAAAAATTAAGGAGGTATCTGGATGAAATTACCTTTTACTGGTGGTTGTATGTGTAGGGCTATTCGCTACGAATGTTCGGCAGAACCTATTATGATGGGTAATTGTCATTGTCGCGATTGCCAGCAAGCCACAGGAACAGCGTTTGCTGCTGCAATGCTCGTACTTCGCGATGCAGTTACCATAACTGGTGATGTTAAATACTATGATGTTACAGGTGATAGTGGAAGCATTGTTAGTCGTGGTTTTTGTCCTAACTGTGGTTCTCGATTATTTAGCAAACCTCCAATTCCAGAATTCATGGGTATCATGGCAGGTAGCCTAGACAATCCAAGCTGGTTTCAACCTGAAGCAGATCTTTATACTGCCAGTGCGCAACCGTGGGATTATCTGAATCCAGATTTACCTAAATTTGCTAAGTTTCCGTCACCCGAACAGTCAAATATAACCCACTAAATCAATCCTAATTTCACCGCAAGATTGTGATAGTTTCACCAGAATTAGATAGCCCAAAATTGTTAGTTTCTCTAAGCTGGAATCATAATTACTCAGGAGAAACTATGACACATTTACTACACATCGATTCTAGTCCGCGTGGCGATCGCTCTCACTCCCGTAGACTGACCAAAGAATTTGTTGAAACATGGCAGCAGACTTATCCTGATGATATCGTCACTTATCGAGATGTTGGTCGTCATCCCGTTCCCCATGTAGATGAACCTTGGATTGCAGCAGCTTATACACCAACAGAACAACGGACACCCGAACTACAAAAAGCGATTTCTACTAGCGATCGCTTGGTCGATGAATTTTTAGCTGCCGATATCTACGTGATCGGTGTTCCTATGTACAATTTCAGTGTTCCTAGTACGTTAAAGGCATATATCGATCAAATTGTGCGGATCGGGCGAACTTTTGAAATTAAGCTAGAAAATCCTGATAACCCTTATCAACCCCTAGTATTTGGTAAAAAAATGTTTGTCATCTCCGCCAGAGGAGGTTCTGGCTTTGGAGTGGGTGGACAATACGAGAAGATGAATCATCAAACTCCCTATCTAGCAACGATATTTGGATTTATTGGTATTACTGACATCACTTTTATTGATGTTGAAAACGATGAAATTGGTGGGCAAAAGTTAGTAGACGCGATCGCCTCGGCTCGTCATCAAATCGCTCAATTGATTGAGGTTTAAATGATTAATTTCTATATATCTCAGGTAATTTGATTTGTGCAGCCGTTAAGATAAACATTCGTAGTAGGTCGTCAAATTTGTTTTGAGTAATGAGTTTTTAACTTACTACCTACTACCCACTACCCACTACCTAATCTCAACCCATCAATTCAAACTTAACGATCTAGTAGGTTTAGCGATCGCTTGTGATTAATAACTTGATAACTGGTAACTGATGAAAGAGAAGTGGCATTTAGCGACATCGACAGCGCCTTTGGAGTTTGTTCAAGGGGTGCAGCAAATTACAGGCAGAGACAGCCAGTACTGCGCTCAACTGTTATGGCAGAGGGGAATTAGAGATTTAGAACAGTTACCAGGGTTTTTCAATTCGGCTTTATATCAACCTACCAATGCTCGTGCTTTCGGTGTGGAGATGGAATGGGCGATCGCTCGATTAAAACTGGCAGGCGATCGCGCTGAGAAAGTCACGATTTGGGGAGATTTTGATGCGGATGGGATTACTTCTACTAGTGTTTTATGGGATGGTTTAGGGCAGTTTTTTCCCCAGCATTTGCAGCTTGACTACTATATTCCCAATCGACAGACTGAATCTCATGGCTTGAATTGTCCAGGAATAGCCAGATTAGCCGAAGCGGGAACCAGGTTGATTGTGACTTGCGATACGGGTAGCACCAATTTAGCAGAGATTGCCTACGCTAAAACATTGGGTATTGATGTTATTATTACCGATCACCATACTCTACCTGAGACTCGTCCTGAAGTTACGGCGATCATTAATCCTCGTTATTTTGAACAATCCCATCCTTTATATAATCTCTCTGGGGTAGCAGTCGCCTACAAGTTAGTTGAAGGATTATATGAGGCATTACCCGATCTACCTAGTCAGCCGATTGAAAACTTGTTAGATTTAGTGGCAATTGGTTTGATAGCCGACTTGGTGGAGTTAAAAGGAGACTGTCGTTATCTAGCACAGGTGGGCATTAAGCAGCTTAGAAAACAGGTAAATCCTGATACCATGACTCGCCCTGGAGTAGCTAAGTTATTAGATTTATGTAAACGTAATGGCGATCGCCCGACGGACATTTCTTTTGGTTTAGGGCCGAGAATCAATGCTGTAAGTCGGATTCATGGTGATGCTAGTTTCTGCGTTGAGTTACTTACCAGTCGCGATCGCGATCGCTGTAATTATTTAGCCGAAGAAGCGGAATTAGCTAATACTCGTCGTAAGTCATTGCAAAAAGATACGATTAAGCAAGTTACGAAAAAGTTAGAGCAGCTAGATTTATCAACTACCTCGGTAATTGTCCTCGAAGATCCTCAATGGCAAGGTGGGGTATTGGGTTTGGCTGCGGGAACAATTGCTCAAGAATATGGTCGCCCAACGGTTTTGTTGAGTAGCGAAAATAATGTAGGGGCGTTTCGCGAAGTAGGGGCGAACGGCGGTTCGCCCCTACCAAATCATGATTCGCCTGAAATTATGGCGCGAGGATCTGCTAGATCCGTTAACGGTATCGATCTATATCAACTAGTTAAATCTCAATCCAATTTGCTGCATCGCTTTGGGGGACATCCTTTTGCTGCGGGGTTAAGTTTACCTTTAGCGAATCTAGATTTATTTAGAGAAGGGATAAATCAGCAACTACGACAACAGATTAATATAGCCGAGATGATGCCCCAAATAGATATCGATCTAGTGGTTACCGTGGCAGATCTGGGTGAGAATTTATTTGACGAATTAAGACAGCTAGAACCTTACGGTATGGGTAATCCTGTTCCCAAATTGCTCATTAAAAACTGCTGGTTTAAAAATGCTTGGCATAAAAATATTCAAGATAGCCGTGGTCAAAAAATTGAGTATATCAAGACTACATTTGAGATCTGGGATGATTCTAGTAATCAAGGATTTCCTGGACTGTGGTGGGGACACTATAAAGACGAAATACCCGTCATCGGCAAGTGTGATGCGATCGCTGAACTGGATTTTAACACCTTTAGCAAACGTTATGAAATCCGCTTAGTTAGTCTAGGTTTAGCATCGGCAAGTTCTTGGCTAAATTCAGCTTTAAACTCAACACATCGATTAATCGATCGCCGTTCGACTCCCCAAGAATTAACTAATTTAGCAGTTCCTCTAGAACAAGCTAGCTTTCTCCAACAATGTCCTGGTAACTGGGGCGATCTTCGCCGAGAATATCAACAGGCTCTACAGGGCGATCGCTCTTTAGTTTTGGCTTATGAACCAGATCGCTCAACAGATGCCATGGCTGTTTGGCAACAGTTAGTTGGGGTTGCTAAATATCTCAGTCGTACCCAAAAATCAGTGACCAAATCACAAATACAAACAAAATTAAACTTAAGCGATCGCGCTTTTGAGCTTGGCTTAAAAGCGTTAGCCACAGTAGGTTTGCCGTCTAAATTGCAATCAAATCAATACCAGTTTGATTTCGTCGCCAATGATCGTGATTTTAGTTTAAATACTACTGTTGAATCTTTTTTATCAATAATTCAAGAAGAAGACTTCCAACAACAATATTTTTATCAAGTTCCCTTAACTACTATTACTCAGTCAATCATTAATTGACTGAGCGCTTAAATCACAATATTTGTAGACCTGTTAGATTAAGTTCCAGCCAATTGCTCGGTCTAGTTTAGAAGTGAGTAAGATTTAGCCTGGGCAATCATGGGGATTAAGCTTAATGTCTTTATCCCTAATTAAACCCGAAGCAATGCGGATGAAAGGACTTGAACCTTCACGTCCGAAAACGCTAGAACCTAAATCTAGTGCGTCTACCAATTCCGCCACATCCGCAAGTTTGCAACGTCTATCATCATAACAGATATTAATCATAAATCCAACATTTTAGAAAAGATTGCAAGATTGCCGACGACGATCTAAATCTGGCTCTTGCCAAGCGTAGCTAAAATGGCTAATAGAATTGACTTCAGGAGTTGCTTTACGTAAAGCTTCAATCTGAGTTTCTAAAGGAAGATGATTTCGGTATTCCTTGCCCCAAGCCCCAGCTAAAGCAGGAATGACATTTGTTTCTGGTGATGTTTTTAAGACTTTTTTCACTTCATCGGTAATGCAGTTAGTCTTTTCTTCACAGACAGCATAAGCCATGGGATGCCACTCTAAATCTGGAGAAAATTTATCCCAAGCCTGAAGACGAGAATCGAATCCTTGCGCACCGACAAGACGATTAGCATCGGGGAAAAATACTGCCCCCGCCTTTAGTCCGCGATCTTGTACTGGTTGAGCTGCTGAGGAGAGAAAATCGATTACGCCTTGGGCAGCATGGGCAACGGTAAAGAACCATAAATCTTGGTTGAGCTTATTTTGGCGAGATGATGCATTAGCTTTGGAGTCAGATTCAGAGAGGCTACCCTGCCACTTAGCGTGGGTTTCTTTCGGATATTGCTGATCGACAATTTCTATATCACGGGTAGACAGATTTCCCTTCTCAACAAATTTCTTGATCAGAGCTAATCCTTTGGAATTACTTGCTCGACTGTATAAGGCATTGAGAGACGATTTGCCGTGAATCCAAAGGTCTTTGACACTATGGACAGAAGAATGTCCAGCAACGCCACGAGGATAGCGAACATAATCAAATAAGATGCCGTCTGGCTTTCGTTCAAGTACAGCCTGGACTAAATTATTATAATCACTTTGTGCTTGAGGGGAGTAAGGATCGATAAAGGCTTGAGCGCGATCGTCGACGTAGCTGAGGCTATTTTTGCCCGTACCGTTACGAGCCAATGCTTCCTGGCGATCGGGTTTTTGAGCATAGGTATAGCCAAAATTCATCGTAAATAGCCAAGCGTAAACTTTTAAACCCCGTTGGTGTGCTTTGTCGATCGCCTGTTGTAATAAATCGATCTGATCTCCATTAGGCGATCGCACTACTGGAGTCCAAGGAGTTGGGTTATCTCCAGGCGGTAACAGCACTTGGCTATCGTAAAAGACTTCTAAATGTACCCTGTTGTAGCCTAAATTAACAATGCGATCTAAAACATAATCAATAGAACCAGGAGTGATATCGCAAGGATACAGACGCAACCAAATAGCCTGTTCTTCAGGCCAAGTTTGACTGCGACAAATCTGAAGCATTTCCCGATGTTTTTGCACAATCGCATCGTATTCTAATTTGGTTTGGTTATCCTTTAAAGATGTTCTGAGCAACTTTTCTTTAGCCATGGCATCTTCAGGAGCAAACTGACAATAAGGGCCGATAGCGGCTGTTGCGGGAATTGTCACCAAAAAACTAGAGCAACTTATCAAGCTGGTTGCTAAGGCAGTCAGAATTTTCATAGTAGTGTTAGGAAGTGTGTGATTTAGCTGGAGGAATTTAACCGCGATCCCGAAGGGTAGGCGGAGCCTAATCGCTTGATGAACTATTTTTTGATTAGACATAAATTGTGGCTTGTTTTCTCATAAAAAATGTTCAATTTGGCGCATCCTCGATCTCACTTAGTTGCTTCCTGTGATGGAATCGAACAACCTGATTACTCGACTCGGTTGATGCTACCTCAATTATTAGCTATTTGATGGTTTGAGATTAGGAAACAACATTTTAGCAAGATTAATAGCAAATTTATGAATAAACTACCAGCATAATACGCAAATATTGAAGCTAAACATTGAACTTATGGACATTTTTGTTTCTGGTCGTCTTTGTCTATTTGGAGAGCATAGTGATTGGGCAGGAGAATATCGGCAGGTTAATCCTCAAATCAAACCTGGCTGTGCTGTAGTGGTGGGTACAAACCAAGGTATCTATGCCCGCGTAAATCAGAATCCTGACCTAATTTTTAAGACCCTGCA
The genomic region above belongs to Pleurocapsa minor HA4230-MV1 and contains:
- a CDS encoding NAD-dependent epimerase; the encoded protein is MKILVTGVAGFIGFHLAKKLLELGNQVYGVDNLNDYYDVGLKQARLEQLLPYSRFTFEYLDISDRSSTANLFASGDFKVVVHLAAQAGVRYSLENPHAYVDSNLVGFTNILEGCRHGAVGHLIFASSSSIYGNNTQVPFSVGDRVDTPVSLYAATKKANELMAHAYSHLYQIPTTGLRFFTVYGPWGRPDMAYYKFVKAIAEDRPIDVYNYGKMMRDFTYIDDIVAGIVKLISHRTKLFPPYKIYNLGNNNPVELQEFIAIIETLMGKLAQKNFLPMQPGDVVATYADIEESMTDIGFKPATSIAHGLASFVNWYRAYYGYTTPRDKLLSATELSTVV
- a CDS encoding SDR family oxidoreductase → MQLKPISQQVVAIIGASSGIGRETALQFAKKGTKIVVSARNELGLNSLVAEIQAFGGEATAIKGDVADFEQVKAIADYTVEHYGRLDTWVHCAASGIIAPFAEITPEEFKRVIDVTLMGQVYGAMAALPYLKQEGRGAMIHISSMEGRRALPLQSPYSTAKHGLEGFLESLRVELKHDKMPISVTSIKPAVINTPFYNHVLTKLGVKPTGLPPYYSPKLVAQAILHTAEHPTRDFIVGDVGRILDLAQRLSPELMDAILVAIGFSGQHTSEPKSAEGQNNLYAPMDGYTQVEGDFNNLTIFSLSDWLVKKTTFK
- a CDS encoding GFA family protein, with the protein product MKLPFTGGCMCRAIRYECSAEPIMMGNCHCRDCQQATGTAFAAAMLVLRDAVTITGDVKYYDVTGDSGSIVSRGFCPNCGSRLFSKPPIPEFMGIMAGSLDNPSWFQPEADLYTASAQPWDYLNPDLPKFAKFPSPEQSNITH
- the cobS gene encoding adenosylcobinamide-GDP ribazoletransferase encodes the protein MKQYYPNIPHIFNQILSKYFFWFKIPINSLWLYITNVITSFCSGVIFYTVIPLPGKWTNNWSRIARWCPMIGLLIGLILFLSASLVEFLGIPNLTGNALTVAVWVIVTGGLHLDGAMDTADGLSVTSPERRLEVMKDSATGAFGAIAAIIILLLKTVTLSEVSLPLWLVLLSVTGWARWGQVCAIAFYPYLRETGKGSFHRENLRLPQDILLGLVVLLCFSGGWLTVDYLSWWQIGSIVGGNIAIALLTGYWFNRQLGGHTGDTYGAVVEWSEVLSLCFLTAF
- a CDS encoding DUF4079 domain-containing protein; protein product: MSLAIPESVKVWSQFIHPIIMWVLLVTAIYALYLGLKIRQSRNAEGEAKKELIKGRYNIKHYQVGSVLLAVLTLNAFLAMAVTYVNHGKIFFGSHLIVGLIVVSLIVTSASLSPFMQRGNMWARNLHLAINIGVLGLFGWQAITGVQVVQKIISQL
- a CDS encoding 4a-hydroxytetrahydrobiopterin dehydratase translates to MTELLKQKCVPCTGSLPPATAAEIDTYKKQVPDWHLITENDELRLQRVFQFADFQDALDFTNLVGDIAEAEGHHPALLTEWGKVTVTWWTHAIKGLHHNDFIMAAKSDAAWSSLQ
- a CDS encoding AraC family transcriptional regulator, with protein sequence MDHTVRHQIECSSLPILSSKDRGWENIVVEQFQHPAGEGKTYYNDEHSICLSLAPRPVYLLQIKGGKTHTGLYGQGDISVTPAKTSFFARWDSEDRFLQIRIASEFIKTVAKDALEMNPEQVEFIPEFRTRDSQIEAMSMMLLAELQQENLGGRLYIDSLANVLAVHLLRQYSAHQPRFSIYEGGLPKRQLVKVLDYINEYLDRDIKLADLAQLLGMSQFHFSYLFKRSLGIPPYQYLLQQRIERAKQLLKQTDKSIVNIAFACGFNSHSHLTKQFRQLTGMTPKAFRATY
- the tgt gene encoding tRNA guanosine(34) transglycosylase Tgt, translated to MGFSFECQANCSHTKARAGVFHTPHGIVETPRFMPVGTLATVKGVIPQQLKAANSQMILANTYHLHIQPGEDIVKEAGGLHRFMAWDQPILTDSGGFQVFSLSEMRKVTEEGVIFKSPRDGSMINITPERSIQIQNALGADVIMAFDECPPADATKEQVQASTDRSYRWLKRCVAQHQNTSEQALFGIVQGGIHLDLRQKAVEQLAELDLPGYAIGGVSVGEDPQLINATVRHTAPLLPADKPRYLMGVGTYREMAQAIASGIDLFDCVIPTRLGRHGAALIRGKRTNIKNAPYKRDYRPLDETCSCYACQNFSRAYLNHMLRSQEMLGYIMISLHNITELIRFTQEIREAIFKGTFATDFAHWLNDEADN